The region aatatataattagttaaaatattttatttataatttacaattcgagtttatattgtatgttCCGTGTcgtgttaaaaaaacattttgacaaTCTTGGTTGGAGttattgatattgatattttttattattaattgaataaattttttaaatatctataaATTATCTATTGAGTTTTGGGTTTTTATATACgtattcaatatttattatttaataaaaaataaaattatatatatatatatatatatatatagattttagaatagatttaataatattcatactttatttattatttattaaataaaataactatccAAATTGAATAATTACGATCTTACAAGCAAGGTCGACAACCAACTCATTTCCAAAAAGAGTAAAAGGTTTTCGTTccacatttatatattttctgatGGTTCACTCGTATTATATTAAGTGtcggattaaattttttttgaatttaaaaaaatatttaaatgttgttaatattttttttaatataattttttttaaaaaaaattaattaaaaaaaatcaaagtcaacCGATTTAACCTATCGAACTAAATTAACTTATCAACCCATAATTTATATCGTGAGAGTgtgataactcaataaaaaacaaaactaatattaaaggataaaataaaaaaaattattaaaaaaataaaagaaaagaaagtaaaatattattacaataaataaagtTAAGTGAGGAAGAATACaataaactttcttttcttttagtttatatggaattaagaaaaaaattaaatcaattaaattctgTCACTAGGTTAATCTGTCAACTAACGTATTATGAGAGTATTATGAGAGTGTgagagtttaataaaaaataaatttaatatttaaaaataatattttgtaactccttttagttttcatttcttttggtCCAAAGTTTCCAATAGGCGAAGGATCCCAGAAACCAACAGCTACAATCTACCTTGTTCAGCAAGAAATTAGAGCTTATATAAACACACAAGTGTATAGGACTGAACCCACCAGAGGAGAAGCGTTAATAATTGAGAAATTTGAGTTAATTCATCTCTGTAGCTAAAGGTTCCTTCACTGTGCAGAGACTTAAACACTCTCCATATACTTTTGtagcaaataagaaaaatgggCAAGGATACGGCGAAGAGTTGGTACTCGTCGATCAAAACCTTGTTTGCCTCGTGCACCGGTACTGCATCTAGTGCAAGTAAGAAtacagagaaagcaagagcagcATCGCCAGCCGGGCCGGAAACAACCATGGTTGCTGCAGCAAAGCATTTCTCTTCCGCCCATAAAGTGAGGTTAATTTAGCTTACCATGTTTGCTTATGGTATCACAAGTTTCTGACAGCCCAACCCTTGTGAAACCAAGCTTCAAGTGCTAAGAAAGGCTCAACCGAAAGAGGAACAGAGTATCAGGAAGCCTATAaattcagaagaaaaaaaacacgcTGGTATTTTGGCCACAAGGCACTtggcagctgacacagtttacGATTACTTCTTTTTCTAGTACCTTCtaccatggttttttttccttgaaaaaagaaagaaagaggattCTGTATATATTTTCCTAGTAGGCATGGCTATctgttaaatataaaatcaattccATTTTCAGATGGTATGGAGTTCACGTTTCAAATTCCTAAATCCGGTTGCTTATCTCAAATCTGACCACATTTACAGGCAACAGAACGACACTTGAATCGCTGAAGAGGTAATTGAGATGAACAAGATAAGTACATATACAAGGGAGAAGGGACTCCATTTGAATATGTTAATGGGGATTGATAAATTTACCGACTTGGTTTAATTAAAGCAAATAATCAACGGCACAAAATCCCCGATACCAACCAAGGCATGGATAAAGCTAAGGAAGGTGTTATTTGTCGGACAGCTTAATCCTTGAGTAGCAAAACAttgtatatattgagaaaaGGGGCCTGATTGcaaagaaaccaaaacaaatgGCCTCGTTCAGACTCAAAGCTTAACTCCTTTTTTATGCTGTCTGCCAGGCATCCAACATCTTCCATCTTTCTTTAGCTAGAGCACAGAATGTTGTCGACACCCTTCAAAGTTCTCTTGATCCTATGCGATCCAACACTTTGCCATGGCAGGCAGTGCCTTCTTGAGAGAAGAAATAATCATTTCACATTACGCCCTTTATCAACCGAGAAAATGATGTCTTGAAATCAAATCCTGGTATCGTACTAGTCTTTGCTATTCAAATCTTGTGTATCAGTTTAAAAATTCccctgttttctttttcttgttactGCAAGTTAGGGGTCCAAAGACACCAACAGGTCTACAATTTTGAGAAATCTTGCACTGTCATTCATCAACATCATCAAATTAGTAACAGGGGGAGCTGTCGATTCCTGAGAGCTGAGATTTaccaaatttaattcaaatatctTCTATatctctccttctctttctttctccaaAAGGACAGGAGTTCAAAAAACTGCAAAAATGAACATGAAAAAAGGGCACATATAGTAAATGAATTGGCAGCGCAAGctagtttaaaaaacatattatttcttACTAGTTGTTTACTGTGTATAtgtcttttcttatttgttcCATTTTTCACCTTAATTACGAAGAGATTTTATTATTGAccttcaaatttgaaaattcaattaacTAATAAATGCATACCGTCTTATGTTCTTCCTTTTTGGTACAAGATTTTGGTACCAGAATTTGCCAAGAGTCCTCCTCATACTTGCACAGGTTCTCTCTTCCATCCACCTCAGGATCATCTTCTCGTTTTTTGTGTTTCTCCTCTTCAGATTCATCGAAAGATGGAAGCTCCAAACTAGGGTCTACCATAAAGCTACCTTCCTTATCTTTGAGGCCCAGATCATCGACCTTTTCGTGATCAGCAATCTTGTAATACTTTGAGTCTCCTCCAACAGTCCTGGACCTAGTGGTTCCAAATTTCGTCCCAAAAAATGGGATATGCTTCATTTCTAGAGATACAACCTTAAAGATGAGGCAAGAGGATATAAAGCTACACaagaatggtaaaattaaaacgaaaagaaatataatgaaAACGAAGCCAAAGAAAATacaaggaagaagaaagggtAGTAAGATTAACAGAGTGCTAGCAGCAGAGAAGCAGTTCAATAGTCTCAATAAATTGGGGCGTTGGAGGGGCATTATGGGAGATTGCTTTTGTATTTAGTTTTAGTATAGGTTTTTTGTTCCAGACGATTAGTATACTTGGGTTTCCTTCATGAATTTCTACAGATTATCTTGGGTTTATTTGGAAGGTGATGTTACGTGGATGTGAGCGAGGGTTTTCGGGAACCATTTTCGAGGTCAAGAGCGTGATGTGGAGTTGGGAATGATGTGCGGGCGTTACTGGTTTGGATCAGTTCTATCCATGCGTGGAATGTTCGGAGAGATTGAGGTAAGCATTTTCATGAGTGAAATCTTTGACTCGAGCAAGTTGtgaggttttcttttttgtttctgggCTCTTTGCACGCATGAGTTGACACTTTCAATTTTCCATCTGGCTACTGTTCTGTGACCCTTCAGGTCTCCTCTCCTCCTCACTTTCTATATACACTACCAGTCGTCTTCAAGCCTCACCCTGTCCTCTACCTCTTCCCCCACGGGCCCACCCCGCCCTGATCGTCAAAAGCAAAATCTGGAGACAGAATAgagaatcattttttatttatttttattttttgtggtttCAAGCAATTTAGGATTTCTAGGATAGAGTAATAATGCAATATCTTTTATCATGTCCCAATCTATGACAGGCCACATGTGTTATTCATTTCACAGTATGAAAATATATCACTTTTAAAAATCCATGCTATCACAGTTGACAGAGGTTAAAAGGTGAGGAAAATCATTGAAGATTGCCACTCCTGTTACGGAGGCAATCGCCACTCCTTTACGGAGGCGATTCTTACTAGAGACAATCGCCACTCCTATTACGGAGGCAAGTCTTGGAACATCTAAAATCAttgaagattttatatatacattttgtattgtattttgatgaacAGAATATTCATTCGATGGTAAAAATTCACCCCCTGCCAGCCATCTTCCTTGCTGCGAGTCTGCTGTCCATTGATATTTCTCCACAGCGTCATCGATCTTCGCTTGCTGGCAGACCCATTGTCAGTGATGATCTCAGTTTAAATGGGCTGGACCAAGGGATACTAATGGGCCGTGGGCTGAAGCTTTGTGGTGAAAAGGGGGCCTTGGCCATGTGAAGAACGTGGGGGTCACCTGCTTTTCACGGGCTCTATTAGTGGAATCCTTACCTTCTTGTCACGTGAACTCCGCGGCCCCCCCTTGCTTTCACAGTCTTCTGCGACAATAGACTTGGAGGCAAGGAAAACGGGGGCGGAGAGAGAatccaatatatttttactagCTGTTAATTTTCAcaaacaataaagataatt is a window of Populus nigra chromosome 10, ddPopNigr1.1, whole genome shotgun sequence DNA encoding:
- the LOC133705131 gene encoding uncharacterized protein LOC133705131, with the protein product MPLQRPNLLRLLNCFSAASTLLILLPFLLPCIFFGFVFIIFLFVLILPFLCSFISSCLIFKVVSLEMKHIPFFGTKFGTTRSRTVGGDSKYYKIADHEKVDDLGLKDKEGSFMVDPSLELPSFDESEEEKHKKREDDPEVDGRENLCKYEEDSWQILVPKSCTKKEEHKTFFELLSFWRKKEKERYRRYLN